One part of the Ziziphus jujuba cultivar Dongzao chromosome 2, ASM3175591v1 genome encodes these proteins:
- the LOC125422710 gene encoding receptor-like protein 7, translating into MVLEIMVANSFTSVQPACHEDESFALMQFKDSFAIHKSASLCDPKVLQWKSHGVNSNNCCSWDGVQCDGKTGHVIGLDLSSSCLSGSINSNSTLFNLVHLQSLNLAGNNFNYFEIRVSVGQLMSLTYLNLSGSAFSGQIPLEISNLFKLSHLDLSFNYDEIARTKLLKLQSPNMSTLLQNLTSLEVLDLSEVEISSMVPDFLANFTSFTSIILYDYGLKGEFPAAIFQLPNLRILDVGANGNLKGCFPKFHNKSPLRELRLGGSGFSGSVPSSI; encoded by the coding sequence ATGGTATTGGAGATTATGGTTGCTAACTCTTTTACTTCTGTACAACCAGCTTGTCACGAGGATGAAAGCTTTGCCTTGATGCAGTTCAAGGATAGCTTTGCCATTCACAAATCTGCTTCTCTATGTGATCCCAAGGTTCTACAATGGAAATCTCATGGAGTAAATTCAAACAAttgctgctcatgggatggAGTCCAATGTGATGGCAAGACTGGTCATGTGATTGGACTCGATCTTAGTAGTAGCTGTTTATCTGGCTCTATAAACTCCAATAGCACCCTTTTCAATCTTGTTCATCTTCAAAGCTTGAACCTCGCTGGTAATAACTTCAATTACTTTGAAATTCGTGTTTCTGTTGGTCAACTTATGAGCCTCACTTATCTCAACCTTTCTGGCTCTGCTTTTTCGGGACAAATTCctttagaaatttcaaacctgTTTAAGCTATCACACCTTGACCTGTCTTTCAACTATGATGAAATTGCCAGAACGAAGCTTTTGAAACTTCAAAGTCCCAATATGAGTACCCTGCTACAGAATTTGACTAGCTTGGAAGTACTCGATCTCAGTGAAGTAGAGATATCATCCATGGTACCTGATTTTCTTGCAAATTTTACTTCTTTCACATCTATAATTCTTTATGATTATGGGCTGAAGGGTGAATTTCCTGCAGCCATTTTTCAGTTGCCAAATCTAAGAATTCTAGATGTAGGTGCCAATGGCAATCTCAAGGGTTGTTTTcctaaattccacaataaaagTCCTCTTAGAGAATTGAGACTTGGTGGAAGTGGTTTTTCTGGAAGCGTACCTTCTTCAATCTAA